The Rhodamnia argentea isolate NSW1041297 chromosome 10, ASM2092103v1, whole genome shotgun sequence sequence GGGTAAGGCTGCCCCGCCTATAGCCAATGGCAAGGCCACGATTGTTTGGGTGAGGCCAACCCCTTTCGTGGCTCCTGGCAACCACCAGTGAGTGTATCGTGGCCCTCGCCGGTCGCcgaagaagaaaagtcaaaggaaaaaaatttcaaaaaaatttcaaaaaaaatactaaaatatgaataaaattaTCCACGCTAATGCccgtcatgccacgtaggacggccagagtccatgttagtgatttttggccaataggactcaattgagaaaaagtgaaaatattgaGAACTCAATTGATGAACTTAAAAGTTCTATCATGACGGAAAGTTTCCCTTTCAAATATTATAGGAATTGCCATATATCTTGAAAGTTTCCAGCTCAATACGCAAGATAATTGTGGTTTTATAGTCAATTAGAATAAAGTGGAAGATACAATCATCGGACATCGGACATATGAGAAATAATGcatacaataaattttttttttcggtcggagCATCCAATAAGTTAATGAAAGCAAATAATAGGAGTGAAATTACATTagatatcaaattaaatgagaaatttCAGCCATTATAAATTAAAGTAtacattgggaaaaaaaatcaacaaagaagaagaagatacccaATATAAGTAACGGGGCCAAGATATTGAATTGTCTTCCATGTAGCAGCAGCTATGTGTCGATTACgtttattttaataaatgacAAACGTTATTAGGATTGAGTATGGTGGAGTGTTGTCTGTAACGAAATCGGCTGATGCGTTGTCCACTTCATGCAAAAATGTAGTTGCTACCTTTCTTCGGATTTACTCTATTTGGCATCAACATTTGGAACTGGAGAATTAGTTCAAATCGGGAACATCATGAAGCAATTCAAACcgatgtttgtttttttcacttCCTTTTTGCCGGGATGCGACACGACTGCCATTTGATATCGAACAATCGCTAGACAAATACCAACGCCAAGAATCATTTAGAACTTGTTTCATTGTTTAACAACATCTTAGAAagtctttttccaattttcaaaattgtggaGGGAAAACAACACATGCTTATAAACCAATCTTCCTGAGTCTTGTAATAGGACGAAAGAGTGGGCATATGATGCAGGGATCAAGCAACGAAAAGGAGCTTTCTCTTCTCCGTGTGCATATTTGTCTAACAAGAAACAGAGTAGCAAAGGAAAGAATGTTGTAATGACTAAAGAGAAAGGGAGCAGAACTCAAGCCACTTTTGCTTTATCTTACATTAGACGAAGGTATTCCAAATCTAATTGGAAGGGCATCAAATTGCTTGCAGATTTCCAACAAGAATTGAGTGAACCATGCAAAAGTTTGGAATAACGTTGGACGCACTCCATTGCACCATGTGCATTGCTCTGTTTTTGCCCATATAATCTGGCAAAAAATCGTGCTTCTTTGCTATCCTTCCCTGGAAAACTAGTTTCTTTCCTGCATAGCTGCTCCGCCAAACCTCCTCGAAAACCAATAACACCAATCACAACCATGACCGACTTTGTCTCGAGCATCCTCGGGCCTCTCGTGGAGAAACTGGCTTCATCGGctgttgaagaaattcaactggTATGTGGCGTCAAGGCTGACCGagagaagctcaagaacacgcTAAAGATGATCCAGGAGGTGCTCGCCGACGCTGAGcagaagcaaataaaagaaccaGCTGTGAGGCGTTGGCTGTCGGAGCTTAAAGACTTCTGCTATGATGTTGAGGACGTGCTAGACGAATTCGAAACCAGGGCCTTGTGGAGGCGGGCGAggttgaccgagcgcttgacccTCAGAAGGAAGGTACGCTACTTGTCCTCGTGGCTATCCAACTTGATTTTCCAGTTTAAGAtggcaaataaaatgaaagagcTGGGAAAGAGACTTGACGGGATCAATGAAGAGAAAACTAAGTTCGACTTGTCGAGTAATGTTCAAGAAAAGACTATAGTTCCGCGGAGGGAAACTCATTCTTTTGTACCTGCTTCGAATGTGATTGgaagagatgaagaaaagaaaatgataatagaGCTGTTGTTGAGAAGATCAAATGATGGTGGAGCTGGAAAGATAGCGGTTGTTCCCATTCTTGGAATGGGGGGTACTGGAAAGACCACTCTCGCTAAATTGGTATACAATGATGACAGTGTAAACGAACATTTCGATCACAAAGTTTGGTTATCCATGCCAGTAGAATTCGAAGTTAAGAAGACAACAAGAGACATCCTCGAGTCTCTTGGTCAAAAAGGAAATAATGATGGATTTGACATGCTGCAAGAATGCCTGAGGAACGTCCTGAAGAACAAAAGGTGTTTGTTCGTAATGGACGATGTGTGGGAAGTGAGGAGGGAGGATTGGATGGAACTGAGAGATTTGTTAGAGGGCGTTTCCGAAGGGAGTAAAGTCATCGTGACTTCGCGGATTAAATCGATCGCCGAAATCATGGGCACTGTCCCTCCGCTTCATTTGGCCAACCTTTCGGAGGAGGAATCTTTGAAATTGTTCGTGAAGTGCGCGTTCGATCAAGGGCAAGAGAAGAATCACCCGGACCTTATGGTGATCGCCAAGGAAATCGTGAGCAAGTGCGGGGGAAATCCTCTGGCGGTGAAGACTTTGGGAAGCTTGTTgtattcaaagaaaaagaaccggAGCGACTGGGAACAGGTAAGAGATAGTAAGATGTGGCAATTACCAGATGACCCTTTGACTTCACTGAGAATAAGCTACGATCTAATGCCGTCTTACTTGAAACGATGTTTCGCTTATTGCTCGATATTCCCGAAGAGCCGCGAGTTCTTCAACTTCGATCTGATCCAGCTGTGGATCTCCAACGGGTTTATCCAATCCAGCGGAAATAACCAGGAGCTGGAAGAGATCGGACGGCAGTACTTGGAGGAGCTGAGGTCGAGATCCTTCTTCGATGTTGTCGAGGAAGTCTATCCGGCGGTGGCCTTCCGAATGCACGACCTCATTCACGAGCTTGCCGTTTCTGTGGCACAAACCGAATCGGCCAACATGAAAGTGCGAGCGCAGGATATTTCCCCGACGACTCGGCATATATCATTTCCCGACCCATCTCTTCTACCAAAAGATGAATTACGCGACCGCTTGAGCAAACTCAGCGGCGTACGTACCATCTTCTTGTCTGAGAGGGGTTCCTCTGGGGAGTTCTTTCTGGAGAGGTGCATTTCGCGATTCAAGCACTTGCGAGTGCTATGGCTAGAGAACTCTAGTTTTGACCAACTGCCTAGTTCCATTGGCGGTCTAAAGCATTTGAAGTTTCTTAGTTTACGCCTCAACGACAATATCAAGAAACTCCCCGAGTCGATCTGCGAGCTTTGCAATCTGCAGAGCTTAGACCTTCTCGGGTGCTGGGAACTCGAGGAATTGCCTGCAGACATGAAGAACATGATCAGCCTCCGTGTTTTGTGGATAGCCACGAAACAGCAGCGTCTCCCAGAGAATGGAATAGGATGCTTGACCTCTCTGCGGTGGCTCTTCATTGGAGGGTGCGAGAATTTGGAGGCCTTGTTCGATGATATCGAATCGCTCACGTCGCTCCGTAAGTTGTTCATTGCAGGTTGTCCGATGTTGGCCTCCTTACCACAAGGCATCAAGAATCTGAAGGCATTGGAGGATCTCTGGATTGTCGGCTGCGAGAACTTGAGGCTGCCAGAAGGCGAAAGTAACGAGGCAAGCTCCATGTCGAGGCTTCAATCCATCAGATTCAAGGACTTACGAGAACTAGTTTCTTTCCCAGGGTGGCTCGAAGGTTCTGCAAGTACGCTGGAGAGGATAAGAATTGAGGATTGTCGCAACTTGAGGGTATTGCCCGAGTGGCTGCAAAATTGTTCTTCTCTGAGAAAACTGGAGATTGGGAGCTGTCCCGGATTGTCGTCTATACCAGATGGCGTTCGCCGCATTGCCACGTTGACAGAGCTGCGGATAATTGATTGCGAGGGAATTGAGCAGGGGCAGCGAcgttgaagaaggaataaatacCAGTGAAATATGTAGATTATATTGTCTTGTAAGATATTATCTTATAACAAGAGTGTGGACACCAACAGATTGGCCACTCTACAAATAAGTGTGTGCTTTGTGTAAGTGTGTTCTGTCGACCCATATTTGTATTAGAGAGGAcctttaataataataataataaaaaggtgTGTGTTTTCTTTAAGTTGGTTTTGTGTCCTTTTCATGGATTGGAAGCAAGATCGGAGTTCCAAATCTTTCGATCTGTTTATTTCATTAACAATTTTCTTGCAAGTCGAATTCTTCGAGAAAGGGATGCGTTGCTGTCTGCAAAGCCAAAGTCGCTACTTTGCACTTAGCAACtccatttaattatttatgctGGGGTTTGATTTACCCCTCGACAtaaacaaatggaaaaaaaaaagaagaaaaagagaatagtGGAAGCATCTCCACGTATAATAACATTAGAAATTTACAAGTTAAAATTTTGggatgaaaaaatttcaaggcGCCTCCATTCAAAATGAGGTTTCCTAGGCCCATGTACATGTGTGTGGCgacctttcatattttttcgaTTGACGGGCATGTAAATtgtaaaatcttttgaaaattgtaatatGCCGACGACACCAACTACTCGACCCACGTCGAGGGTTTAAGGATGGGCATTATGGGACAATTGATTATGAATTACAACACACCGGCAATTATGGACCTAATGACCGACTAAAAGCTAGTCAAGTCCAATTGACGCGAACTCGGACAAATTGACCGCCGCTTGAGAGTGAGCAACAATGACCCAAGACTATTTTTGCGGTGACAATTTACATTAGGCGATTTAATTCATTTCACCCTTtcgaaaaaagagaatttttttaaaatgacgtCTGGATTCGTTTTTAAACTTCGAAAGAGTAGATTGATGATGCTGCTCAATTTTCACTACTAGCATCTGTTCAGTTTTTGTACATGCCGTTGGTGTCCGATGCTCAGTATCTTTTTGCAACATTGGGGTTCATGATTAATACCGTCGCTCGGTTCTTCTCGTGGATAAGAGATTTTTTCAAGAATTGTGGACATGCAATAACTAACATTCTCCCATCCAtatttgtctcacaaaaaacacagtaaaaaagaaatgattgtAGTATAGATTTAAGATAAAGGTGATGCCGGAGCATTTCTTAAAGACATTAAAGAGTTGCCAATTCAATGAATGCTTCCCACCGATTGCGAGGTTATCGATCGGCTTCTTACCTATCAACGAATTTGGCCGATGTCAAAGCTCACTCACCGATAACTTCAGATTGTTCACATTCGTCGAAGGCCATTAAGAAGTTATTAATGGCAACTATCATGTCCCTCACTCCATCCGGTATCTTCGGGTCAACCCACATGAAGAAATTGCAGTAACCTGGACCATCAAACTTAGCACATCCATGAAATCTTCTTTCAgtattctttcttgtttttgtagTAAGAATTGGTGATCGAATACCGCAACAGCAAGTTAGCACTAGTTCGACATCATTAGGAGTTGCGACACTTGATGTAGATGTTGGTGCCCTTATTCTTCTTGTCGCCATATTAAGAAAGCATGTACAGGCTATAAACTAGCAAaatgaataatcaaatcaaatgcagAATATCACAATGTCGAGATCATTACTACCAACTCGAAAACTAACATGAATCAATCAAACGCAGAGACTCCGACCAAGAACTCCACTTGCTTGGCACAAGAGAGCAGAGGTTTTATaatcaaacccaaaaaaatcaaacccgGGAGAGTGCTCGGAGATCTTCGTGCGGGGAAATCAGTATAGTGTAATAGAACATGTGTAAAATTAATAATGAGATAAAGCCCTAAAAGTTCTCTACGTACTGAAtgtaaaatcaaaatcaaacccAGAAAAATCGGAGTTGCAAAATTAAGGGCTCAACCTCCCAAACACACCTCTATCGCGTGGCTTTACGGGTTTGGAGCAGAAGGCGACAATGGTCTTCCTCAATCGCACATGCGAACACCCTAGCGACGTTGAATCCGACGGCCCGAGCTCGATTCCGACGTCAATTGCATTGAATTTG is a genomic window containing:
- the LOC115757649 gene encoding putative disease resistance protein RGA3, giving the protein MTDFVSSILGPLVEKLASSAVEEIQLVCGVKADREKLKNTLKMIQEVLADAEQKQIKEPAVRRWLSELKDFCYDVEDVLDEFETRALWRRARLTERLTLRRKVRYLSSWLSNLIFQFKMANKMKELGKRLDGINEEKTKFDLSSNVQEKTIVPRRETHSFVPASNVIGRDEEKKMIIELLLRRSNDGGAGKIAVVPILGMGGTGKTTLAKLVYNDDSVNEHFDHKVWLSMPVEFEVKKTTRDILESLGQKGNNDGFDMLQECLRNVLKNKRCLFVMDDVWEVRREDWMELRDLLEGVSEGSKVIVTSRIKSIAEIMGTVPPLHLANLSEEESLKLFVKCAFDQGQEKNHPDLMVIAKEIVSKCGGNPLAVKTLGSLLYSKKKNRSDWEQVRDSKMWQLPDDPLTSLRISYDLMPSYLKRCFAYCSIFPKSREFFNFDLIQLWISNGFIQSSGNNQELEEIGRQYLEELRSRSFFDVVEEVYPAVAFRMHDLIHELAVSVAQTESANMKVRAQDISPTTRHISFPDPSLLPKDELRDRLSKLSGVRTIFLSERGSSGEFFLERCISRFKHLRVLWLENSSFDQLPSSIGGLKHLKFLSLRLNDNIKKLPESICELCNLQSLDLLGCWELEELPADMKNMISLRVLWIATKQQRLPENGIGCLTSLRWLFIGGCENLEALFDDIESLTSLRKLFIAGCPMLASLPQGIKNLKALEDLWIVGCENLRLPEGESNEASSMSRLQSIRFKDLRELVSFPGWLEGSASTLERIRIEDCRNLRVLPEWLQNCSSLRKLEIGSCPGLSSIPDGVRRIATLTELRIIDCEGIEQGQRR